The proteins below come from a single Dehalococcoidia bacterium genomic window:
- a CDS encoding ABC transporter permease has product MAQREEQATPEVAKCSALSLRSATSRLWVLSKRNPTMMGGIAIVLVMVVLSILAPLLNTIDPKEIDPRNRFLSPSMDTWFGSDNVGRDVYSRTIYGTRVSLIVGFAVAVIATFSAAMIGVLSGYYRKVDAVLMRVMDGLMSIPSVLLAMALMALLGGSVQNVIIALCVVETPRAVRIVRSSVLSLREQMFVDAAKALGTSPVRILYLHILPNTLAPLIVQATYIGASAVLVEAYLSFLGAGPPPDVPSWGNIMAEGRNYIRRAVWVIFFPGVFLTLTVLGINLAGDGLRDNLDPRLRRRM; this is encoded by the coding sequence ATGGCGCAGAGAGAAGAACAGGCGACCCCGGAGGTTGCGAAGTGTTCGGCACTGAGCCTGCGCTCAGCGACATCACGTCTGTGGGTCCTGAGCAAGCGCAACCCGACCATGATGGGTGGTATCGCGATCGTACTCGTCATGGTAGTGCTGTCGATCCTGGCGCCCCTGCTCAACACTATTGACCCTAAAGAGATCGATCCGAGAAACAGGTTCCTCTCCCCATCGATGGATACATGGTTCGGTTCGGACAACGTTGGACGCGACGTCTACTCGAGAACAATCTATGGCACCAGGGTCTCGCTCATCGTGGGGTTCGCGGTCGCCGTCATAGCCACCTTCTCGGCGGCTATGATTGGAGTCCTTTCCGGCTACTATCGTAAAGTCGACGCCGTACTCATGCGTGTGATGGACGGGTTGATGTCTATTCCGTCAGTGTTGCTGGCGATGGCCCTGATGGCTCTCCTGGGCGGAAGCGTACAAAACGTCATAATCGCGCTGTGCGTAGTGGAAACACCCAGAGCGGTGCGAATCGTAAGATCATCGGTGCTGAGCCTGAGGGAGCAGATGTTCGTCGACGCCGCCAAGGCGCTGGGGACGTCACCTGTCAGGATTCTTTACCTCCACATACTGCCGAATACACTCGCGCCACTCATCGTGCAGGCAACGTACATTGGAGCGTCCGCCGTCCTGGTGGAGGCGTATCTGAGCTTCCTCGGTGCAGGACCTCCTCCCGATGTCCCCAGTTGGGGGAACATCATGGCCGAGGGTCGAAACTACATAAGGCGAGCCGTGTGGGTGATCTTCTTCCCCGGAGTGTTCCTCACGCTGACCGTGCTTGGAATCAACCTTGCGGGAGACGGACTTCGGGACAATCTGGACCCGAGGCTCAGGCGCCGGATGTAG
- a CDS encoding Lrp/AsnC ligand binding domain-containing protein yields MSTKAYVLIETAVGESEGVAGALDALPGVDAVDMVTGPYDIIAVVSANDLNAVGQIVTREVHTVSGIVRTVTCMVVGGS; encoded by the coding sequence ATGAGCACGAAGGCCTATGTTCTGATCGAGACCGCTGTGGGCGAGTCCGAAGGAGTTGCGGGCGCACTAGACGCGCTGCCAGGCGTGGATGCCGTTGATATGGTCACCGGCCCCTACGACATCATCGCGGTCGTGTCGGCGAATGACCTGAACGCCGTCGGGCAGATCGTGACGCGGGAAGTCCATACTGTATCTGGAATCGTTCGGACTGTGACCTGCATGGTGGTGGGCGGCTCATAG
- a CDS encoding acyl-CoA/acyl-ACP dehydrogenase — protein MDLGLNEFQQMLRNSSREFLESECPVSYVRDMEQDERGYSPELWGSMAEMGWLGLAFPENVGGEGLGFVELAILLEEMGGALLPGPYFSTVVMAGVALAEAGTEDQKNEYLARIAQGQLIATMAITEPSGLWEPRGIEATARRTDGGYVINGTKLYVPNAHVSDYVIVAARTGDGETDVSLFIVPSNAGGLKQSLLTTIASDRQSELTFDDVTVDEASILGDFNGGWDTIATVLKWGAAGKCAEMLGGAQRVLEMTVRYAKERIQFGRAIGSFQAVQHHAADMAADVDGCRYITYQAAWSLAQGMPADREVSMAKAWVSEAYRRVCALAHQSHGAVGFTKEYDLQLYSRRAKAAELMFGDADVHLEAVASAIGL, from the coding sequence TTGGATCTAGGACTCAACGAGTTCCAGCAGATGCTCAGAAACAGCTCACGCGAGTTCCTGGAATCTGAGTGCCCCGTTTCCTACGTCAGGGACATGGAGCAGGATGAGCGTGGATACTCGCCGGAACTCTGGGGTTCGATGGCTGAAATGGGATGGCTTGGGCTCGCATTCCCCGAGAACGTTGGGGGCGAGGGTCTTGGCTTCGTGGAGCTTGCGATCCTTCTGGAAGAGATGGGAGGCGCGCTACTGCCCGGGCCTTACTTCTCCACCGTTGTCATGGCTGGTGTAGCGCTGGCCGAGGCAGGTACCGAAGACCAGAAAAACGAATACCTCGCACGCATAGCGCAAGGTCAGCTAATCGCCACGATGGCCATAACCGAGCCCAGCGGGCTGTGGGAGCCGCGTGGGATCGAAGCGACCGCGCGCCGGACAGATGGCGGGTACGTCATCAACGGCACCAAGCTCTACGTGCCGAACGCGCACGTGTCAGACTACGTCATCGTCGCCGCCAGGACAGGAGATGGCGAGACAGACGTCAGCCTGTTCATAGTGCCATCCAACGCAGGTGGGTTGAAGCAGTCGCTGCTCACCACCATCGCCTCGGACCGGCAATCCGAGTTGACATTCGATGACGTAACGGTTGACGAGGCTTCCATTCTGGGCGACTTCAACGGCGGTTGGGATACAATCGCTACCGTGCTCAAGTGGGGCGCGGCAGGGAAGTGCGCCGAGATGCTGGGTGGAGCGCAGCGAGTGCTGGAAATGACTGTTCGGTATGCGAAGGAGCGAATTCAGTTCGGTCGGGCCATCGGGTCCTTCCAGGCTGTCCAGCACCACGCTGCTGACATGGCGGCCGACGTCGATGGATGCCGTTACATCACCTACCAGGCTGCGTGGTCGCTGGCACAGGGCATGCCTGCCGACCGCGAGGTCTCTATGGCGAAAGCGTGGGTATCGGAGGCCTACCGGCGTGTATGCGCCCTCGCTCACCAGAGTCACGGGGCCGTGGGATTCACCAAAGAGTACGATTTGCAGCTATACTCACGCAGAGCCAAGGCAGCTGAGCTGATGTTTGGAGACGCTGACGTCCACCTCGAAGCGGTGGCGTCTGCAATTGGGCTATGA
- a CDS encoding ABC transporter permease, whose amino-acid sequence MTGYIIRRVLATLPVLLVVALVVFALIRFAPGDPAAIIAGQEATQEEVEGIRRQLGLDRPLPVQLGIWFRDILRGDLGQSILSKHEVSELIVQRVVPTLSLAVLTEIFALAVAIPIGVLAAWKANSWIDRVVMVFATLGFSIPVFWLGFILIFFFAVKIPLFPAAGYVAPSEDMISYLHRLALPALATGVIIMALIARMTRATVLETLNEDYVRTARSKGLSENLVLIRHALRNAALPIITVVGLGVAALLSGLVVTESVFGIPGLGRLLLNAIVSRDYPIIQGTILIISVVYVIINLLVDISYAFFDPRVRY is encoded by the coding sequence ATGACGGGTTACATTATCAGACGCGTCCTGGCCACCTTGCCTGTGTTGTTGGTAGTGGCGCTGGTCGTATTCGCTCTGATCCGGTTCGCTCCAGGGGATCCGGCAGCCATCATCGCCGGACAGGAGGCGACCCAGGAGGAGGTCGAAGGAATCAGGCGCCAGCTTGGGTTGGACAGACCACTGCCGGTACAGCTAGGCATCTGGTTCAGGGACATACTAAGGGGCGACCTGGGACAGTCGATTCTATCCAAGCACGAAGTCTCAGAGCTCATAGTCCAGCGTGTCGTACCAACCCTTTCGCTGGCCGTGTTAACGGAGATATTTGCGCTCGCTGTAGCTATACCAATCGGTGTACTCGCCGCCTGGAAGGCCAACTCATGGATTGACCGTGTGGTGATGGTGTTCGCGACGCTCGGATTCTCCATCCCGGTCTTCTGGCTGGGTTTCATACTGATCTTCTTCTTTGCAGTCAAGATTCCGCTATTTCCCGCTGCTGGGTACGTTGCACCTTCTGAAGACATGATTTCGTACTTGCATCGACTAGCGCTCCCAGCTCTCGCAACAGGTGTGATAATCATGGCGCTGATCGCACGCATGACCAGGGCCACTGTGCTTGAGACCCTCAATGAGGACTATGTCCGGACAGCGCGTTCCAAAGGGCTGAGTGAGAACCTCGTACTCATCCGACATGCCCTGAGAAATGCGGCCCTGCCGATCATTACAGTCGTCGGTCTTGGCGTTGCCGCTCTGCTCAGCGGGTTGGTCGTGACTGAGAGCGTGTTTGGAATTCCAGGACTTGGACGTCTGCTTCTCAACGCCATAGTTTCGAGAGACTATCCGATCATCCAGGGAACGATTCTCATAATCTCGGTCGTCTACGTGATTATCAACCTCCTCGTGGACATCTCCTACGCCTTCTTTGATCCGAGAGTCAGATACTGA